The DNA window TAACAGCTGCGCAACAGTGGCATAAGGCACTTTGAAAGACTGAGTTGAACCGTCTGCTTCAGTTATCGTCACATCTAAATCACCGCCATAACCGGTAGGATAAAGATCGTTAATCACAAACGCGCCGGGTGAGACGGTGGTCTCATAGATAACCCGGCTGTTCTGATATACCGTTACCCGTGCGTTAGTTCGCGCAATACCGCGAATATCCGGAGCATAGCCTTGCTGAGATTGCGGCAGCATTCGATCATCGCTCACCAGTTCAATCCCTTTAAACGGTAAAGTGTCAAAAACCTGACCGCTGGTAGATGTTTCGCCCAGTAAGAAACGTCCTTTTATTTGTGTGACATCCCGCTGAACAAAATTATTGATGGACTGGTAGTCTCTACCGCTATTTTCATCCCAGTTATAGCTTCCATCATGGCGAAAATACCAAGCACCAATATTTAACCCGGCATTAATCCCCGAATATACTGAGTTAGTCGTTTCACCGTTAGAGTGGCTCGAATATGTGCTTGCGTTATAACCAAACAGAAGGGCTGGAATACCGGCATCCCATAGTTCTGGGCTTACATAGCCTCTGGCCATATTGTTCATCATGGCTTGAGGAATACTGATATCCAGACGCTGAACGCCGGAGTCATAAACAGATTCAGCCTGGGGTATCAGTTTTGCTAAAGGGTAGCAATTTATTCCCTGGCGTAATGCATCAATAAATGTAGCTGGAAGTTGACTATAATTAAAATTTATCTTTTTGATTAAGTCTGTAGATAAACAGGGCACCACCTGCTTATTTTCCTGCTCGACAAACAAAACATCTTCGTGCGCAACCGCGTTGCCATTTACAAAGACTTCAGTCAAGTGCTTACCAGGGAGAGCGGAAGCGCCGAACGCAAAACGTTCTAAATCAATAGAACCAACTTCAGATGTATTTAAAAAATCCGAATCAAAAGTTATCTTCTGTTGTGCACTGGAACTAGCATTATCATTAGCCCGCGCAACCTGCATCACTGCAGTCATGACTGCCATTGCCAGCAGAGAAAATTGAAAAATATGGTGCATGGCAAACATCCTGTTTATTTAGTTTTATTAGATAAACTCACAGAACCGACTTTACTGTTTTAACGGCTCCCCAGTCATTAATATATTCATATGACAGACTTGCACCATGGACAAGGGATGCATCACCTTTTAGCTTAAAGCTCAATTTCCCCATTGGGGAAATCATATTGCCGGCAACAGTAGATTTTTTACTTCCCTGATCCACATTTATGGAGACTAATGAAACATAATAAGGAGAAGCATTGTTAGCCTGCAGTTCATTACCGACAATCGACCATGTTATTTTTTCAGCAGCCTCAGCGGCTTTGACTTTATCGGCAATAGCAGCGGGACGATAAAATAGCTTAATTCGGGTACGAAAAGCCATCTGTAGACGGTTAGGAACATTTTGTTTAGCCGGAGGAATTTCCAGCACATTTAACCAGTAAACGGATTCACGATCCTCTGGTAAGCGGGGTGAACCGGTATAACTCAGACGCAAAGTTTGGCTTTTATCAGGCTCAATTCGATTAACTGGAGGGGTTAAAATAAAAGGTACGGCAATTTTTTCCGGCTTCGCACTAATATCGCCGTTATCGACCCAACTCTGCACCAACACCGGTTGTTTACCGTTATTAGAGAGCTTAACTGTCACTTCCTTTTCACTTCCAGGATAAATAACTCGGGTACCGTTAATAATGATACTTGCATTGCTGGGTGATGCTGCCAACTTACTGATTTAGTGTATGATGGTGTTTTTGAGGTGCTCCAGTGGCTTCTGTTTCTATCAGCTGTCCCTCCTGTTCAGCTACTGACGGGGTGGTGCGTAACGGCAGAAGCACCGCCGGACATCAGCGCTATCTCTGCTCTCACTGCCGTAAAACATGGCAACTGCAGTTCACTTACACCGCTTCTCAACCCGGTACGCACCAGAAAATCATTGATATGGCCATGAATGGCGTTGGATGCCGGGCAACTGCCCGCATTATGGGCGTTGGCCTCAACACGATTTTACGTCACTTAAAAAACTCAGGCCGCAGTCGGTAACCTCGCGCATACAGCCGGGCAGTGACGTCATCGTCTGCGCGGAAATGGACGAACAGTGGGGCTATGTCGGGGCTAAATCGCGCCAGCGCTGGCTGTTTTACGCGTATGACAGGCTCCGGAAGACGGTTGTTGCGCACGTATTCGGTGAACGCACTATGGCGACGCTGGGGCGTCTTATGAGCCTGCTGTCACCCTTTGACGTGGTGATATGGATGACGGATGGCTGGCCGCTGTATGAATCCCGCCTGAAGGGAAAGCTGCACGTAATCAGCAAGCGATATACGCAGCGAATTGAGCGGCATAACCTGAATCTGAGGCAGCACCTGGCACGGCTGGGACGGAAGTCGCTGTCGTTCTCAAAATCGGTGGAGCTGCATGACAAAGTCATCGGGCATTATCTGAACATAAAACACTATCAATAAGTTGGAGTCATTACCCCTGATTCGCCGTAAAAGAACGATACCCCCCGGGTATTGAGAAGCGGAACAGACCAGAGACTATATTATCCATTCTTTCTCTTTTAGAGAGATATCCGAACTCCCATGACTTATGAAAAGTGCTATGAGTAAGATCAAATATTGGAATAATCATGCCTTTGCAGTCTCTGAGTTTCCATGCAACATTTCTAAATAACCAACAGCAATCTACATCAATCAAGATAACCGATCCTTCAGCACTCTCCGAAAGTTCGCCACGAATAACATCCGCGGGATTAAAATGCGACACTGTCTTTTTTAAACTTTTTAATGCCTCAGCTAATCCATAAGAGAAATAGCTGTCATCAGAAATAATATAATAATTAACCATAAAGCCTCCTGTTCCTTCAGGTCAGCAATTTCAATTTCATAGTCTCTCAATAATGTTTCCGGCTCCGTCTACATCACAGACAAGAAATGTCTCAACTGGAGTTCATTTTGACAAAATAAAGAAATATGAAAAAGCTTTTTCGCCACAAATGAACAAATAAAAAATTAAATCCACGTTAGCGCATTAATGTTAAAATTTAACACTTCCAGCTGAAGGTTGATTTGAAATAAAAAACCACAAACAACAAATACATCAGATTTAAAATCCAAATATTCACAACATTACGACCCATTAAACTAAATTATTAAGATAAATTTCAGTCGAAGCCTTAATTACTGATTTACAACCCACAAAAAAAACAATCATTAAACAATAAAAAAACAAATGTTAAATCACAATAATATTCCTATATGAATATATAAATCTTCAGATGAAATGAGCAGCAGCATTAGTTACAAATATATTAACATATAAAAATATTCCTAATTTTAAAGTAAAATGCCTTTGGAAA is part of the Klebsiella huaxiensis genome and encodes:
- a CDS encoding IS1-like element IS1A family transposase (programmed frameshift); the encoded protein is MASVSISCPSCSATDGVVRNGRSTAGHQRYLCSHCRKTWQLQFTYTASQPGTHQKIIDMAMNGVGCRATARIMGVGLNTILRHFKKLRPQSVTSRIQPGSDVIVCAEMDEQWGYVGAKSRQRWLFYAYDRLRKTVVAHVFGERTMATLGRLMSLLSPFDVVIWMTDGWPLYESRLKGKLHVISKRYTQRIERHNLNLRQHLARLGRKSLSFSKSVELHDKVIGHYLNIKHYQ
- a CDS encoding fimbrial biogenesis chaperone, yielding MTVKLSNNGKQPVLVQSWVDNGDISAKPEKIAVPFILTPPVNRIEPDKSQTLRLSYTGSPRLPEDRESVYWLNVLEIPPAKQNVPNRLQMAFRTRIKLFYRPAAIADKVKAAEAAEKITWSIVGNELQANNASPYYVSLVSINVDQGSKKSTVAGNMISPMGKLSFKLKGDASLVHGASLSYEYINDWGAVKTVKSVL